One window from the genome of Myxococcales bacterium encodes:
- a CDS encoding DUF3800 domain-containing protein, giving the protein MAKRYGTHRTQQLVHRALEASVVARRLASTIPSREKSPGRCVLPSTVPSGLPPTWPQRSRYIVYVDEAGDHGPVSPEFPVFVLALCIFEKTAYATTAVRALTKFKFDFFGHDAVVMHEREIRKQRPPFEMLRNPTVRASFMQRLNELVEDAPFTLIAAAIDKGRLSKTYAHPENPYHLAVTFGLERLALHLDDLGDEGEVHVVFESRGKNEDAELELAFRRACDTSTLLGSRGYTPLFAPKKANHAGLQLADLIARPIGLHCMRPSQPNRAFDLIQSKFWRGPTGSLEGWGLKRFP; this is encoded by the coding sequence ATGGCCAAGCGCTACGGCACCCACCGCACGCAACAACTGGTGCACCGCGCCCTCGAGGCGAGCGTGGTCGCACGACGTTTAGCCTCGACCATCCCTTCGCGCGAGAAATCGCCCGGCCGCTGCGTATTACCAAGTACAGTGCCGTCCGGCTTACCACCTACTTGGCCTCAGCGTTCACGGTACATCGTCTATGTCGACGAGGCCGGTGACCACGGCCCCGTCTCACCTGAATTTCCGGTGTTTGTCTTGGCGCTATGCATCTTTGAGAAGACGGCCTACGCCACGACCGCCGTCCGCGCGCTGACCAAGTTCAAGTTCGACTTCTTCGGCCACGACGCCGTCGTGATGCATGAGCGAGAAATCCGCAAGCAGCGACCACCCTTTGAGATGCTGCGCAATCCCACGGTGCGCGCCAGCTTCATGCAGCGACTCAACGAGCTCGTCGAGGACGCCCCATTCACCCTAATTGCCGCCGCTATCGACAAAGGTCGGCTCTCAAAAACATACGCTCACCCCGAAAACCCGTACCATCTCGCCGTCACCTTTGGCCTCGAACGGCTCGCACTGCATCTCGATGACCTCGGCGATGAGGGCGAGGTTCATGTCGTCTTCGAGAGCCGCGGAAAAAACGAAGATGCCGAGCTTGAGCTCGCGTTTCGGCGCGCCTGCGACACCTCGACGCTGCTTGGCAGTCGTGGCTACACGCCCTTATTTGCCCCCAAAAAGGCCAACCACGCCGGGCTTCAACTTGCCGACCTGATAGCTCGCCCCATTGGGCTGCATTGCATGCGCCCCAGCCAGCCCAACCGAGCCTTTGACCTCATCCAAAGCAAATTTTGGCGTGGACCGACGGGCAGCCTCGAAGGCTGGGGCCTCAAGCGTTTCCCTTAA
- a CDS encoding addiction module protein has translation MPPTGAILADVTRAALTNAIESLPADEKLELLGEIWDSLEGDVAVPAWQQTELTRREQGVVPTAFAAWPNVKARILKAK, from the coding sequence ATGCCGCCCACGGGTGCTATCCTTGCCGACGTGACCCGCGCTGCCTTGACCAACGCCATCGAGAGTTTGCCGGCCGATGAAAAGCTCGAGCTGCTCGGTGAAATCTGGGATTCCTTGGAGGGTGACGTGGCGGTGCCAGCGTGGCAGCAAACCGAACTCACCCGCCGCGAACAGGGCGTCGTTCCAACCGCCTTCGCAGCGTGGCCTAACGTGAAAGCCCGCATCCTTAAAGCCAAGTGA
- a CDS encoding Fic family protein has product MSTLLPLPLRNPALLDRKDVWVALAEAHRYLAELKGLCESLPNKAILIDTLGIQEAKDSSEIEHIITTHDELFALSPTTSTTPAAKEVRHYVAALTLGFKAVRASGLIRLDTLLAVQAELEHSRAGLRKLPGTALRNEATGAMVYEPPQGAAEVAALMANLVDFMHADDGLDPLLRMAIAHHQFESIHPFYDGNGRTGRILNLLMLQRDGLLELPVLYLSRYITATKPAYYELLQAVRDDEAHWPQWCLYMVKGVGVTARSAIGLVKAFRDLMLQTKHAIRTRLPKLYSQDLLNNLFRYPYTKIEFIEHDLGVSRITATKYLNQLSEAGLLRKQKVGKTNFYVNEPLFALLSNVTIS; this is encoded by the coding sequence ATGTCCACGCTGCTCCCGCTACCGCTGCGTAACCCGGCCTTGCTCGACCGCAAGGACGTTTGGGTGGCGCTGGCCGAGGCGCACCGCTACCTGGCCGAGCTCAAGGGGCTGTGTGAGTCGCTGCCCAATAAAGCGATCTTGATCGATACGTTGGGCATCCAAGAGGCCAAGGACAGCTCGGAAATTGAGCACATCATCACCACGCACGACGAGCTCTTTGCGTTGTCGCCGACCACCTCGACCACGCCGGCCGCCAAGGAAGTTCGGCACTATGTGGCGGCGCTGACCTTGGGGTTTAAGGCCGTGCGCGCGAGCGGGCTGATTAGGCTCGACACGCTGCTCGCGGTGCAGGCCGAGCTCGAGCACAGCCGCGCGGGCTTGCGCAAGCTGCCAGGGACGGCGTTGCGCAACGAGGCGACCGGGGCGATGGTCTATGAGCCGCCGCAAGGCGCGGCCGAGGTCGCGGCGCTGATGGCCAATCTCGTCGATTTTATGCACGCCGACGACGGCCTCGATCCGCTCTTGCGCATGGCGATCGCCCACCATCAATTTGAGAGCATCCATCCGTTTTATGATGGCAACGGGCGCACGGGGCGCATTTTGAACCTGCTCATGTTGCAACGCGATGGGTTGCTCGAGCTGCCGGTGCTGTACCTGAGCCGCTATATCACCGCGACCAAGCCGGCGTATTATGAGTTGCTGCAAGCCGTGCGCGACGACGAGGCGCATTGGCCGCAGTGGTGCCTCTACATGGTCAAGGGGGTGGGTGTCACCGCCCGCAGCGCGATTGGGTTGGTGAAGGCCTTTCGCGATCTGATGCTGCAGACCAAGCACGCCATTCGCACGCGCCTGCCAAAACTATATAGCCAAGACTTGCTCAACAACCTGTTTCGCTATCCCTATACCAAGATCGAATTTATCGAGCACGATCTAGGCGTGTCGCGCATTACGGCCACCAAGTACCTAAACCAGCTCAGCGAGGCCGGCTTGCTGCGCAAGCAGAAGGTCGGCAAGACCAACTTCTATGTCAATGAGCCGCTTTTTGCGTTGCTGAGCAATGTGACTATATCGTAG